In Phaeobacter porticola, one DNA window encodes the following:
- a CDS encoding thiamine phosphate synthase has protein sequence MERFYLIVSHVSALELLVPHGVRLVQLRLKDLPQPEIRRQISRARDFCAVHRCQLVVNDHWQAALDLNCGFVHLGQEDMDSADFAALRRHGLRYGLSTHDEAELDRALTLDPDYVALGPVYPTILKQMKWAPQGLDRVARWKQIANATPLVAIGGLTPDRLPGVFAAGADSAAVVSDIQQAPNPETRTLEWLKACGT, from the coding sequence ATGGAGCGTTTTTACCTGATTGTCAGCCATGTCAGCGCTCTCGAACTGCTGGTGCCGCATGGCGTGCGGTTGGTACAGCTGCGCCTGAAGGATCTGCCCCAGCCTGAGATCCGTCGTCAAATTTCCCGGGCCCGTGATTTTTGCGCCGTGCATCGATGTCAGCTGGTGGTGAATGATCACTGGCAGGCGGCTCTGGATCTGAATTGTGGCTTTGTCCACCTGGGCCAAGAGGATATGGACAGTGCCGATTTTGCCGCCCTGCGCCGCCACGGCCTGCGTTACGGTCTGTCGACCCATGATGAAGCAGAGCTGGATCGGGCGTTGACTCTTGACCCCGATTATGTCGCGCTTGGCCCGGTGTATCCAACCATCCTCAAACAGATGAAATGGGCCCCGCAGGGGCTGGACCGGGTCGCGCGCTGGAAACAGATCGCCAACGCAACCCCATTGGTCGCCATCGGTGGGCTGACGCCCGATCGCCTGCCCGGTGTCTTTGCCGCAGGTGCCGACAGCGCTGCTGTGGTCAGTGACATCCAGCAGGCCCCAAACCCCGAAACCCGGACGCTGGAATGGCTAAAGGCCTGCGGAACATGA
- a CDS encoding HesA/MoeB/ThiF family protein, which yields MTRFDRQISLPEIGTAGQQKLASAHILVIGAGGLGCPVLQYLAGAGVGEITLMDGDTVEQSNLPRQPLYSPADCGRYKVDAARQYLSQIAPDLRLHPHARHLTPDNVVAAVAPADVVIDAADSYAVSYTLSDHCHQLGRPLVTASALAQSGYAGVFCGGAPSLRAVFPDPPGLTATCADAGVMGPVVGMIGALQAQLALKLLLSHQPSPRGRLFSIDLAGLEMGGFDFSSAPEPENAFPFIGRDGLTPSDYIIDLRSSDETPVPAAPTALRILPKDLHAKVLPPGRRVVLACHSGLRAWCAAVALAAEFPGELALLAVGNQG from the coding sequence ATGACCCGTTTTGATCGCCAGATTAGCCTGCCAGAAATCGGCACCGCTGGGCAGCAGAAACTGGCCAGCGCGCATATTCTGGTGATCGGTGCCGGTGGGCTGGGCTGCCCCGTCCTGCAATATCTTGCAGGGGCGGGTGTCGGGGAAATCACCCTGATGGATGGCGACACGGTTGAGCAGAGCAACCTGCCGCGGCAACCGCTCTATTCCCCTGCTGATTGTGGTCGATACAAGGTGGACGCCGCCCGCCAATACCTAAGCCAGATCGCACCAGATCTGCGGTTGCACCCTCATGCACGCCACCTGACGCCGGACAATGTCGTCGCCGCCGTTGCCCCGGCTGATGTGGTCATTGACGCTGCCGACAGCTACGCCGTGTCCTACACTCTATCGGACCATTGCCACCAGCTGGGGCGCCCACTGGTCACGGCATCTGCGCTGGCACAATCTGGATATGCCGGCGTCTTCTGTGGTGGTGCCCCCTCGCTGCGTGCGGTGTTTCCCGACCCCCCAGGGTTAACCGCAACTTGCGCCGATGCCGGAGTGATGGGCCCCGTGGTCGGCATGATCGGCGCCTTGCAGGCACAGTTGGCGCTGAAACTTCTGCTCTCTCATCAGCCATCGCCCCGGGGACGACTGTTCAGCATTGATCTTGCCGGGCTTGAGATGGGTGGGTTTGACTTTTCCTCTGCCCCCGAGCCTGAAAATGCCTTTCCGTTTATTGGCCGCGATGGGCTGACGCCGAGCGATTATATCATTGATTTGCGCTCCAGTGACGAGACGCCCGTACCTGCCGCACCCACCGCGTTGCGGATCCTGCCAAAGGATCTACACGCTAAGGTACTGCCGCCAGGCCGACGTGTGGTCCTGGCTTGCCATAGCGGGCTAAGGGCCTGGTGCGCAGCAGTGGCACTCGCTGCGGAATTCCCCGGCGAACTGGCCTTGCTCGCCGTGGGCAATCAGGGATGA
- the thiD gene encoding bifunctional hydroxymethylpyrimidine kinase/phosphomethylpyrimidine kinase: MSALLIIAGTDSSGGAGLTRDVAAAAAMAQATHHYCETPLLLRPVVTAVTAQTDRALRDVHPVPNEGLLAQLRAAIETGPIGAVKIGMVGSPTAAETIAHFLETELPDDCPVVLDPVLRSTSGGDLMQAADLTPLIMRADLITPNLSEAAQLAGQASASPLTDIATQARQVISLGAKAALIKGGHGTGAMSVDHLFEGDQCTAYERPRLSNGKRGTGCTLATSIAVQLLTGHSLAQACANAGDHVHTWLKAPA; encoded by the coding sequence ATGAGCGCGCTGTTGATCATAGCGGGAACCGACAGCAGCGGGGGCGCCGGGCTGACCCGAGACGTGGCCGCCGCAGCCGCCATGGCTCAGGCCACACATCACTATTGCGAGACGCCGCTGTTATTGCGCCCGGTTGTGACTGCTGTGACCGCCCAGACAGACCGCGCGCTGCGCGACGTGCATCCGGTTCCAAATGAGGGCCTCTTGGCCCAGCTGCGCGCCGCAATTGAGACTGGCCCTATCGGCGCTGTCAAAATCGGCATGGTCGGAAGTCCCACTGCAGCCGAGACCATCGCGCATTTTTTGGAGACAGAGCTGCCTGATGATTGCCCGGTGGTGCTGGACCCTGTGCTGCGCAGCACCTCAGGCGGTGACTTGATGCAAGCGGCGGATCTGACGCCCCTGATCATGCGCGCTGATCTGATCACGCCCAACCTGTCCGAGGCCGCGCAGCTAGCCGGCCAAGCATCAGCAAGCCCCCTTACCGATATTGCCACACAGGCGCGACAAGTAATCAGCCTAGGGGCTAAGGCTGCGCTGATTAAGGGCGGACATGGAACGGGGGCCATGTCGGTTGACCACCTGTTTGAGGGCGATCAGTGCACAGCCTACGAACGGCCGAGGCTCTCTAACGGGAAACGCGGCACGGGCTGTACTTTGGCGACGTCAATTGCCGTCCAACTGCTGACCGGGCATAGCCTGGCACAGGCCTGTGCCAATGCCGGTGACCATGTCCACACCTGGCTAAAGGCTCCGGCCTGA
- a CDS encoding thiazole synthase yields the protein MRLYETEIDSRLLLGTAQYPSPAILQDAITASGCQVVTVSLRRESAEGSGAGFWDLLRASGCQILPNTAGCHTVHEAVTTAQMARDLFNTPWIKLEVIGHGDTLQPDVFALVEAAQILTQDGFQVFPYTTEDLVVGEKLIEAGCQLLMPWGAPIGSGQGLRNRDGLRAMRAHFPDTPLIVDAGIGRPSDAAQAMELGMDAVLLNTAVAKAGDPVTMARAMAQAVIAGQQGHAADPMEPRDMAVPSTPTLGLAHLSELEHR from the coding sequence ATGCGCCTATATGAGACTGAAATCGACAGCCGGTTGCTGCTGGGCACGGCCCAATACCCGTCACCAGCCATATTACAGGACGCCATCACAGCGAGCGGTTGTCAGGTGGTGACGGTATCGCTGCGCCGCGAGAGCGCCGAAGGCAGCGGGGCCGGATTCTGGGATCTGCTGCGCGCCAGCGGCTGTCAAATTTTGCCCAATACGGCCGGATGCCACACCGTCCACGAGGCGGTGACAACCGCCCAAATGGCGCGCGACCTGTTCAACACCCCCTGGATCAAGCTGGAGGTGATTGGTCATGGTGACACATTGCAGCCTGATGTCTTTGCCTTGGTCGAGGCGGCGCAGATCCTGACGCAGGACGGGTTTCAGGTCTTTCCCTATACGACCGAGGATCTGGTGGTTGGCGAAAAACTGATCGAGGCCGGCTGTCAGCTGTTGATGCCGTGGGGGGCACCGATTGGGTCTGGACAGGGCTTGCGCAATCGCGACGGATTGCGCGCGATGCGGGCACATTTCCCTGACACTCCCCTGATCGTCGATGCAGGCATCGGTCGCCCTTCAGATGCCGCCCAGGCGATGGAATTGGGCATGGATGCGGTCCTTCTGAACACTGCTGTCGCCAAGGCCGGTGATCCCGTCACCATGGCCCGTGCTATGGCGCAGGCGGTGATTGCTGGACAACAGGGCCACGCGGCTGACCCGATGGAGCCACGCGATATGGCCGTTCCCTCGACCCCGACACTGGGTCTGGCACATCTAAGTGAACTGGAGCACCGCTGA
- a CDS encoding DUF6476 family protein, with translation MTHPSETDNQSEPPQLVFLRRMVTTLTVIMICGFLVVLTLLVIRLSASGPSLPDAVALPDGLSARAVTFGDGWIAVVTDEDEILILNNLSGAIEQRITIDPMTK, from the coding sequence ATGACACATCCTTCTGAAACAGATAATCAAAGTGAACCGCCGCAGCTGGTGTTTCTGCGACGGATGGTGACCACGTTGACCGTGATCATGATTTGCGGGTTCTTAGTGGTTCTGACCCTGCTTGTCATCCGTTTGTCTGCATCTGGTCCCAGCCTGCCCGACGCGGTTGCCCTGCCTGATGGTCTCAGCGCCCGTGCCGTCACCTTTGGCGACGGCTGGATTGCGGTGGTGACCGATGAGGATGAAATCCTGATCCTGAACAATCTGAGCGGCGCAATTGAACAGCGGATTACGATTGATCCGATGACCAAGTGA
- a CDS encoding methyl-accepting chemotaxis protein, whose protein sequence is MPSILFRLPIRIYAVVAMALALSVLLTVLLLSRAVDNAHAMRERELHNIIDTSISLLADLEAQVKSKQLTPEEARAQGRELLEKIRFETSGYLFAFDQDMIVRAHPMVPDWVGTNRSGFEDVKGMKVFQELGKVAASDGAGSVRYWFQKPGETTPEQKIGYVQSFRPWGWIIGTGSYLSDIEADLAQMRNESMITLGVSLILLLIASTVLLRSVTGPINGLKARMATMADGDTNADVPYTKARSEIGEIARTLEAFRGTLQQQSALKDQQQIRDAERADVVSIISSRLATLSNGDLTVRIKETLPEDYVQLQRDFNRTAETLSATVTQVVDTAESIRNGAGEISQASDDLSNRTESQAATLEETAAALDEMTASVKSAAEGARSVETIMQEAKQEAETSGTVVQSAVSAMTEIEQSSTHISQIISVIDDIAFQTNLLALNAGVEAARAGEAGKGFAVVASEVRALAQRSSDAAMEIKTLIGDSTKQVERGVDLVGKTGEALQGIVERVSHISQLVSGIATGASEQSTGLHEINTGVTQLDQVTQQNAAMVEEATAAGHMLNADASKLAELVAHFKVAVGAAPARNTSASPAPAPQAMNTAARANETPSAPSAHGDDWDIEAMTPQPAKAPEKAMTSAATSGNAAKDIWQDF, encoded by the coding sequence ATGCCTTCCATCCTATTTCGACTTCCCATCCGGATCTACGCTGTAGTGGCAATGGCGCTCGCGCTCTCTGTGCTTTTGACCGTGCTGCTGCTGTCGCGTGCTGTCGACAATGCCCACGCCATGCGCGAACGCGAGCTGCATAACATCATCGACACTTCGATCAGTCTACTGGCTGATCTTGAGGCGCAGGTGAAATCCAAACAGCTGACGCCCGAAGAGGCGCGGGCACAGGGACGTGAGCTGCTTGAAAAGATCCGGTTTGAAACCTCCGGTTATCTTTTTGCTTTTGATCAGGACATGATCGTCCGTGCCCATCCGATGGTACCGGATTGGGTCGGGACAAACCGGTCGGGCTTTGAAGATGTAAAAGGTATGAAGGTGTTCCAGGAACTTGGCAAAGTGGCCGCGAGTGACGGCGCCGGTTCTGTGCGGTACTGGTTCCAGAAGCCGGGTGAAACGACGCCGGAACAGAAAATCGGGTATGTGCAATCATTCAGGCCCTGGGGTTGGATCATTGGAACCGGATCTTACCTTTCTGATATCGAGGCTGATCTGGCCCAGATGCGCAATGAATCGATGATCACCTTGGGGGTCAGCCTGATCCTGCTGCTGATCGCCTCTACTGTACTGTTGCGCAGCGTGACCGGGCCGATCAACGGGCTGAAGGCGCGGATGGCGACGATGGCAGATGGGGACACCAACGCGGATGTGCCCTACACTAAGGCACGCAGTGAAATTGGTGAAATCGCCCGCACATTGGAGGCGTTCCGTGGCACATTGCAACAGCAGAGCGCGCTGAAAGATCAGCAGCAGATTCGGGATGCTGAACGCGCAGACGTTGTTTCCATCATCTCCAGCCGCCTGGCAACACTGTCCAATGGCGATCTGACTGTTCGGATCAAAGAGACGTTGCCAGAGGATTACGTCCAATTGCAACGTGACTTCAACCGGACGGCAGAAACGCTGAGTGCGACGGTGACACAGGTTGTGGATACGGCCGAGAGCATCCGCAATGGCGCAGGTGAGATCAGCCAGGCTTCTGATGACCTCTCCAACCGGACCGAGAGCCAGGCCGCCACGCTGGAGGAAACCGCCGCGGCACTGGATGAGATGACCGCCAGCGTGAAATCTGCCGCCGAAGGCGCGCGCAGCGTCGAAACCATCATGCAGGAGGCCAAGCAAGAGGCCGAAACCAGCGGCACCGTGGTCCAAAGTGCCGTGTCCGCAATGACCGAGATCGAACAATCCTCGACCCATATTTCGCAGATCATCAGCGTCATCGATGACATCGCCTTCCAGACCAATTTGCTGGCGCTGAACGCCGGGGTTGAAGCCGCGCGCGCTGGTGAGGCGGGCAAAGGCTTTGCCGTGGTCGCCAGCGAGGTGCGCGCGCTGGCGCAACGCTCCTCGGATGCCGCGATGGAAATCAAGACCCTGATCGGCGACAGCACCAAACAGGTGGAGCGCGGCGTGGACCTGGTTGGCAAAACCGGCGAGGCGCTTCAGGGGATCGTCGAACGGGTCAGCCATATCTCGCAACTGGTGTCCGGCATCGCAACCGGGGCGAGCGAGCAATCCACCGGTTTGCATGAGATCAACACCGGGGTGACCCAGCTGGATCAGGTGACCCAGCAGAACGCCGCGATGGTCGAAGAGGCCACCGCTGCGGGGCACATGCTGAACGCCGACGCCAGCAAACTGGCTGAATTGGTGGCTCATTTCAAGGTCGCGGTCGGCGCGGCACCGGCGCGCAACACATCCGCCTCTCCGGCTCCGGCACCGCAGGCGATGAACACCGCGGCACGGGCGAACGAGACCCCCAGCGCCCCCAGCGCCCATGGCGATGATTGGGACATCGAAGCGATGACACCGCAGCCCGCCAAAGCCCCGGAAAAAGCTATGACCAGCGCAGCCACAAGCGGCAACGCCGCCAAAGACATCTGGCAGGACTTCTGA
- the thiC gene encoding phosphomethylpyrimidine synthase ThiC, protein MNVPSPKITPKVTVGSLPASRKIYVSGELHPDVRVPMREISTHPTAGEAPLPVYDSSGPYTDPNIQTDIRQGLPQLRRDWTLARGDVETYQGRDIQPEDNGFVQGDRLTPEFPVKPAPLRAKDGKAVTQLAYARAGTVTPEMEFIAIRENQLRELSPCHRDGNDFGANIPDYVTPEFVRDEVAAGRAIIPANINHPELEPMIIGRNFLVKINANMGTSAVSSSMEEEVDKLVWSIRWGADTVMDLSTGRNIHNTREWIIRNSPVPIGTVPLYQALEKVNGIAEDLTWEVFRDTLIEQAEQGVDYFTIHAGVRLHMVPMTVERVTGIVSRGGSIMAKWCLHHHRESFLYEHFDEICDICRQYDVSFSLGDGLRPGSIADANDEAQFAELETLGELTKIAWAKDCQVMIEGPGHVAMHKIKENMDKQLECCHEAPFYTLGPLTTDIAPGYDHITSGIGAAMIGWFGCAMLCYVTPKEHLGLPDRDDVKVGVITYKIAAHAADLAKGLPGAQRRDDALSRARFEFRWEDQFNLSLDPDTAREFHDQTLPKEAHKVAHFCSMCGPKFCSMRISHDIRAEAQKEGMEAMAAKFREGGELYVPAPEAAVEPAE, encoded by the coding sequence CAGTGGAGAGCTGCACCCGGATGTGCGCGTTCCAATGCGCGAAATCTCCACCCACCCGACCGCTGGCGAGGCTCCGCTGCCGGTCTATGACAGCTCCGGTCCCTATACAGATCCGAATATACAAACCGATATCCGCCAGGGCCTGCCACAGCTTCGCCGAGACTGGACCCTTGCCCGCGGCGATGTCGAGACCTACCAAGGCCGCGATATCCAGCCAGAGGACAATGGATTTGTCCAAGGCGATCGGCTAACGCCAGAGTTTCCAGTAAAACCTGCCCCGCTGCGGGCCAAGGACGGCAAAGCGGTCACCCAACTGGCCTATGCCCGCGCTGGAACCGTGACCCCCGAGATGGAATTCATCGCCATTCGCGAAAACCAGCTGCGCGAGCTTTCTCCCTGTCACCGCGACGGCAATGATTTTGGCGCAAATATTCCCGATTATGTGACGCCAGAGTTTGTGCGTGATGAGGTTGCAGCCGGGCGCGCCATTATCCCCGCAAACATCAACCACCCGGAGCTGGAACCGATGATCATCGGCCGCAACTTCCTGGTTAAGATCAACGCCAATATGGGCACCTCGGCCGTCAGCTCCTCGATGGAGGAGGAAGTCGATAAACTGGTCTGGTCGATCCGCTGGGGCGCCGATACGGTGATGGACCTGTCAACGGGCCGCAACATCCACAACACCCGCGAATGGATCATCCGCAATTCCCCCGTACCCATCGGCACCGTGCCACTGTACCAAGCGCTGGAAAAGGTGAACGGCATCGCCGAAGACCTGACCTGGGAGGTGTTCCGCGACACGCTGATCGAGCAGGCAGAACAGGGCGTCGACTATTTCACCATCCATGCCGGTGTGCGCCTGCATATGGTGCCAATGACTGTTGAGCGGGTAACCGGAATTGTGTCGCGCGGCGGCTCGATCATGGCCAAATGGTGCCTGCACCACCACAGAGAATCCTTCCTTTACGAGCACTTCGACGAAATCTGCGACATTTGCCGCCAGTACGACGTATCCTTCAGCCTGGGCGACGGCTTGCGGCCCGGCTCGATTGCGGACGCCAATGACGAGGCGCAGTTTGCGGAACTGGAAACGCTGGGCGAGCTGACCAAGATCGCCTGGGCCAAAGATTGTCAGGTGATGATCGAAGGGCCCGGCCATGTCGCCATGCACAAAATCAAGGAGAACATGGACAAGCAGCTGGAGTGCTGCCACGAGGCGCCGTTCTACACACTTGGGCCGCTGACCACGGATATCGCGCCGGGCTATGACCACATCACATCCGGCATTGGTGCCGCGATGATCGGCTGGTTTGGCTGCGCGATGCTGTGCTACGTGACGCCGAAAGAGCACCTGGGCTTGCCCGACCGCGACGACGTCAAGGTGGGTGTGATCACCTATAAGATCGCCGCCCATGCCGCTGATCTGGCCAAGGGTCTGCCGGGTGCGCAGCGCCGTGACGATGCGCTGTCCCGTGCCCGGTTCGAATTCCGCTGGGAGGATCAGTTCAACTTGTCGCTTGACCCGGACACGGCACGCGAGTTCCACGACCAGACCCTGCCGAAAGAGGCCCACAAGGTCGCACATTTCTGTTCTATGTGCGGGCCGAAGTTCTGTTCGATGCGGATCAGCCACGACATCCGCGCCGAAGCACAGAAAGAGGGCATGGAGGCAATGGCCGCCAAATTCCGCGAGGGGGGCGAACTGTATGTGCCCGCACCAGAGGCTGCCGTGGAACCGGCGGAATGA
- the thiS gene encoding sulfur carrier protein ThiS, which translates to MNITVNAKLHDLPADTLEGALRHLGYANSTVATAVNGQFVARTARSKTVLKDGDRLEILTPMQGG; encoded by the coding sequence ATGAACATCACCGTCAACGCCAAACTGCATGACCTGCCTGCCGACACGCTGGAAGGCGCGCTGCGCCATTTGGGCTACGCCAATTCCACCGTCGCAACAGCCGTGAATGGCCAGTTCGTGGCCCGCACGGCCCGCAGCAAGACCGTTTTGAAAGACGGCGATCGGCTGGAAATCCTCACCCCGATGCAGGGAGGCTAG
- a CDS encoding FAD-dependent oxidoreductase yields the protein MITIAGAGLAGLACAYELAQRGAKVTLYEQGDTIGAASVSRYAGGMLAPWCERESAEEEVITLGQHAADWWGRITPVHRRGTLVVTPPRDRAELHRFARRTSGHRSVDGAEIATLEPALEGRFNQGLLFEQEAHLDPRRAVQDLSAKVQELGGEIRCATPAPAGVTLDCTGIAAPLPSLRPVRGEMAILHCPDINIRRTLRLLHPRMPLYLVPRDEEHFMIGGTMIESSSDRAITLRSLSDLLSAAFTLHPAFAEASVVETGAGLRPALPDNLPRLIEQDGTLYLNGLYRHGFLLAPALAAQAAHHLLSETSDEHHRQRQTA from the coding sequence ATGATCACCATCGCAGGTGCAGGCCTTGCGGGCCTCGCCTGCGCCTATGAACTGGCGCAGCGTGGGGCCAAGGTCACACTTTATGAGCAGGGCGACACCATTGGCGCCGCCAGTGTCTCGCGCTATGCGGGGGGCATGCTGGCCCCCTGGTGCGAACGCGAAAGCGCCGAGGAGGAGGTAATCACCCTCGGCCAGCACGCCGCCGACTGGTGGGGTCGGATCACACCCGTCCACAGGCGCGGCACGCTGGTGGTGACACCTCCGCGCGACCGGGCCGAGCTTCACCGCTTTGCCCGTCGCACCAGCGGGCATCGGAGCGTGGATGGCGCTGAAATCGCTACACTGGAGCCCGCTCTCGAGGGACGTTTCAATCAGGGTTTGCTGTTTGAGCAGGAGGCTCATCTGGATCCGCGCCGCGCCGTGCAGGATTTAAGCGCCAAGGTTCAGGAACTGGGCGGAGAGATCCGTTGTGCCACCCCTGCCCCCGCAGGTGTGACGCTGGATTGCACCGGCATTGCGGCCCCCCTGCCATCGCTGCGCCCGGTGCGTGGCGAGATGGCAATCCTGCACTGCCCGGATATCAATATCCGACGTACCCTGCGTCTGCTGCACCCGCGCATGCCGCTTTATCTCGTGCCCCGCGACGAAGAGCACTTCATGATCGGCGGCACCATGATCGAGAGCTCGTCTGACCGCGCGATCACCCTGCGGTCACTGAGTGATCTGCTCAGCGCCGCCTTCACCCTGCACCCCGCCTTTGCCGAGGCCAGCGTGGTGGAAACCGGCGCGGGCCTGCGCCCGGCCCTCCCAGATAACCTGCCCCGGTTGATCGAACAAGACGGCACGCTCTACCTCAATGGGCTTTACCGCCACGGATTTCTGTTGGCCCCCGCTCTTGCAGCCCAAGCCGCACACCACCTGCTTTCGGAGACCTCAGATGAACATCACCGTCAACGCCAAACTGCATGA
- a CDS encoding RluA family pseudouridine synthase produces MARRRIEFVIAENPPKRLDKAVSRDVPEEATLSRTRLARLIEAGQLQVNGSVVSDAKAKVDEGALIEITIEEAEDSHIGPEDIPLEVIYEDDDLIVINKPTGMVVHPAPGTPSGTLVNALLHHCGDNLSGVGGVKRPGIVHRIDKETSGLLVVAKSDVAHQGLAAQFEKHTVERYYRAICYGVPDANDPRLRGVKGTSFEAGNILKLTTQLARHKTDRQRQAVLFQGGRHAITRARIVERYGAPAVVALIECWLETGRTHQIRVHMAHAGHGLVGDPVYGGKRKLAAKSLPVEAAVAIQSFPRQALHAAVLGFIHPVSGDAMRFEAPLPKDMIDLLDALASPVT; encoded by the coding sequence ATGGCCCGCCGCCGGATCGAGTTTGTCATTGCGGAAAATCCGCCTAAACGGCTTGATAAAGCGGTTTCGCGTGATGTGCCAGAGGAAGCCACCCTGTCGCGTACCCGGCTTGCCCGATTGATCGAAGCGGGCCAGCTACAAGTCAATGGATCTGTGGTTAGCGATGCCAAAGCCAAGGTTGATGAGGGCGCGCTGATTGAGATCACGATCGAAGAGGCTGAGGACAGCCATATCGGCCCCGAGGATATCCCGCTTGAGGTCATCTATGAAGATGACGATCTGATTGTCATCAACAAACCCACAGGTATGGTGGTGCATCCAGCCCCCGGCACGCCGTCAGGGACGCTGGTAAACGCGCTGTTGCATCATTGCGGCGATAACCTTTCTGGTGTCGGCGGGGTGAAACGTCCCGGTATTGTGCATCGCATTGACAAGGAAACCAGCGGCCTGCTGGTGGTCGCCAAATCCGACGTGGCGCATCAGGGGTTGGCGGCTCAATTCGAGAAACACACGGTAGAGCGGTATTATCGCGCGATCTGCTATGGTGTTCCTGACGCCAATGATCCGCGCCTGCGCGGGGTCAAAGGCACCAGCTTTGAAGCCGGTAATATCCTTAAGCTGACGACACAGCTGGCGCGGCACAAAACCGACCGGCAGCGTCAGGCCGTCCTGTTTCAGGGTGGGCGCCATGCCATCACCCGCGCCCGCATTGTCGAAAGATACGGTGCACCAGCTGTTGTGGCATTGATTGAATGCTGGCTGGAGACCGGGCGTACCCATCAGATCCGGGTGCATATGGCCCATGCGGGGCATGGTCTTGTCGGCGATCCGGTATATGGCGGCAAACGCAAGTTGGCTGCCAAATCTCTGCCGGTTGAGGCTGCTGTCGCAATTCAGTCTTTCCCGCGTCAGGCGCTTCATGCGGCGGTTCTGGGGTTCATCCACCCAGTGAGTGGCGATGCCATGCGTTTTGAAGCGCCATTGCCAAAAGACATGATTGACTTGCTGGATGCTCTGGCGTCTCCGGTCACCTGA
- the rpoH gene encoding RNA polymerase sigma factor RpoH gives MANYANLPAPTPEGGLNRYLQEIRKFPLLEPEQEYMLAKRWVEEQDSASAHKMVTSHLRLAAKIAMGYRGYGLPQAEVISEANVGLMQAVKRFDPEKGFRLATYAMWWIRASIQEYILRSWSLVKLGTTSAQKKLFFNLRKAKARIGALEEGDLRPDNVKRIATDLGVTEAEVISMNRRMSGGDASLNATVGSDGEGTMQWQDWLEDEDADQASDYEARDELDARRELLASALEVLNDREKDILTQRRLTDQAKTLEDLSTQYGVSRERIRQIEVRAFEKLQKKMRDLASEKGMLAVS, from the coding sequence ATGGCAAACTATGCAAATCTGCCTGCACCGACGCCTGAGGGCGGGCTGAATCGGTATCTGCAGGAAATCCGCAAGTTCCCTCTGCTGGAGCCGGAACAGGAATATATGCTGGCCAAGCGTTGGGTTGAAGAGCAGGACAGCGCCTCGGCCCACAAGATGGTGACATCCCACCTGCGCCTCGCTGCCAAGATCGCCATGGGGTATCGTGGCTATGGCTTGCCCCAGGCCGAAGTGATTTCAGAGGCCAATGTCGGTTTGATGCAAGCGGTAAAACGCTTTGATCCCGAAAAAGGCTTCCGTCTTGCGACCTATGCGATGTGGTGGATCCGTGCCTCCATTCAGGAATACATCCTGAGGTCCTGGTCGCTGGTCAAACTCGGCACCACCTCTGCACAGAAGAAACTATTCTTTAATCTGCGCAAGGCCAAGGCCCGTATCGGCGCGCTTGAAGAGGGCGATTTGCGCCCTGACAATGTCAAACGGATTGCAACCGATCTGGGTGTAACCGAGGCCGAAGTGATCTCGATGAACCGCCGGATGTCGGGTGGTGATGCCTCTCTCAATGCCACTGTTGGTAGCGATGGCGAAGGCACCATGCAATGGCAGGACTGGCTGGAAGATGAAGACGCCGATCAGGCCAGCGACTACGAAGCACGGGACGAACTGGACGCCCGTCGCGAATTGCTTGCCAGCGCGCTTGAGGTGTTGAATGACCGCGAAAAGGACATTCTGACCCAGCGCCGCCTGACCGATCAGGCCAAAACACTGGAAGATCTCAGTACGCAATATGGCGTCAGCCGCGAGCGCATCCGCCAGATTGAGGTGCGTGCGTTTGAGAAACTGCAAAAGAAAATGCGCGATCTTGCTTCGGAGAAAGGTATGTTGGCCGTAAGCTGA
- a CDS encoding DUF6324 family protein — MSINTERDIEANMQIGPTDEGMVRIFIEADGVEIPMDFDPDEANEIAEEIMAAAQAARSLNT, encoded by the coding sequence ATGAGCATCAATACAGAGCGCGACATCGAAGCCAACATGCAGATCGGCCCTACCGACGAAGGCATGGTCCGCATTTTCATCGAAGCCGATGGTGTAGAGATCCCGATGGATTTCGATCCTGATGAGGCCAATGAAATCGCAGAAGAGATTATGGCGGCGGCGCAGGCAGCGCGCAGCCTGAACACCTGA